Proteins encoded in a region of the Chitinophagales bacterium genome:
- a CDS encoding chromate transporter — protein MQFTHTENKPRYSLRQLVLYFLKLGYAGFGGPVALVGYMHRDLVEQRKWISEEDYKEGLTLSQLAPGPLAAQLGIYLGFVHYRYLGATLVAIAFVLPSFLMVVALGIAYKMFNGLPWMQAVFYGVGAAVIGIIVMSSYKLTTKSIGKFNLESFRTKWMLWLFFLTTLVITLISQTEVLPVFLAAGLLYMFIKAPPAWAKRTSTLPVMLLTGIGFWDYDSKALGQMFWFFLKAGAFVFGSGLAIIPFLHGAVTQYHWIDEHTFLDAVAVAMITPGPVVITVGFIGYLVAGFPGACIAAACTFLPCYFFTVIPAPYFKRYAKNASIKAFVDGITAAVIGALTGAVIIIAINTFTRNPSVILDIPSVLIAVATVLTLLYVKKIQEPYIIFIAAVLGLILKTWV, from the coding sequence ATGCAATTTACCCATACAGAAAATAAACCAAGATATTCCCTCCGGCAACTTGTACTCTATTTTTTGAAGCTGGGTTATGCGGGCTTCGGAGGCCCCGTTGCATTGGTAGGCTATATGCACCGTGATCTTGTCGAGCAGCGTAAATGGATTTCAGAAGAAGATTACAAGGAAGGCTTAACCCTTTCACAGCTTGCGCCCGGTCCATTGGCGGCACAGCTTGGTATTTATTTGGGCTTCGTGCATTACCGCTACCTAGGAGCCACATTAGTTGCCATTGCTTTCGTGCTGCCATCTTTTTTAATGGTAGTCGCTTTGGGAATTGCTTACAAGATGTTCAACGGTTTGCCCTGGATGCAGGCCGTTTTTTATGGAGTAGGAGCAGCAGTGATTGGAATAATTGTGATGAGCAGCTACAAACTCACCACAAAATCAATTGGCAAATTCAATCTTGAATCATTCAGAACAAAATGGATGTTATGGCTTTTCTTTCTCACCACTTTAGTCATCACGCTCATTTCACAAACGGAAGTGCTTCCGGTTTTCCTTGCAGCGGGGCTATTGTATATGTTCATAAAAGCACCACCGGCATGGGCAAAAAGAACTTCAACACTACCGGTTATGCTTCTGACGGGAATTGGTTTTTGGGACTATGATTCGAAAGCACTGGGACAAATGTTTTGGTTTTTCCTTAAAGCAGGAGCGTTTGTTTTTGGAAGTGGCCTGGCGATCATTCCTTTTTTACATGGAGCCGTTACCCAGTACCATTGGATTGACGAGCATACTTTTCTCGATGCAGTAGCGGTGGCGATGATCACGCCGGGGCCCGTGGTGATCACAGTAGGTTTCATTGGTTACTTAGTGGCTGGTTTCCCAGGTGCCTGTATCGCCGCAGCGTGCACGTTTCTTCCCTGTTATTTCTTTACCGTGATTCCCGCGCCCTATTTTAAGAGGTATGCTAAGAATGCATCCATCAAAGCATTTGTTGACGGCATTACCGCTGCAGTAATCGGAGCACTCACCGGAGCTGTAATTATTATTGCAATAAATACTTTCACGAGGAACCCTAGCGTGATTCTCGATATACCTTCCGTACTCATTGCAGTAGCAACTGTCCTGACGCTATTGTATGTAAAAAAAATTCAGGAACCATATATCATTTTTATCGCCGCTGTCTTGGGTTTGATTTTAAAGACGTGGGTTTAA
- the ugpC gene encoding sn-glycerol-3-phosphate ABC transporter ATP-binding protein UgpC has product MAEVLLEHISKIYPRGAKKEAPSKAIEDISFTVHDKEFMVIVGPSGCGKSTLLRMIAGLEEISEGTLSIDGKRINDLDPRDRDIAMVFQNYALYPHMTVYDNMAFGLRLKHFSKTEIKQRVTQTAQLLEMEEVLNRKPTTLSGGQRQRVAIGRAIIRRPKVFLFDEPLSNLDAKLRSQMRIELQKLHRDINATMIYVTHDQTEAMTLGNRIAVLNKGKLMQLDTPLHLYNNPANKFVAGFIGSPTMNFMEGSIVRQNRYSFIPETKSCQISLGTSIPASLESYVGKAILIGIRPEHILICEEGEANPGDCTLKVLAYENMGNEQLVYFSMSNQTLIVRTPPREIIDVGNEKEIKFLIEKIIYMDAVSGAVINKNLL; this is encoded by the coding sequence ATGGCGGAGGTTTTATTAGAGCATATTTCAAAGATCTATCCACGTGGTGCAAAAAAAGAAGCACCCTCTAAAGCCATTGAGGATATTTCCTTTACGGTGCACGATAAAGAATTTATGGTGATCGTAGGTCCTTCCGGCTGTGGAAAATCTACATTGCTACGGATGATTGCAGGGCTCGAAGAGATCAGTGAAGGCACTCTCAGCATAGATGGAAAAAGGATAAATGATCTGGATCCGCGCGACCGTGATATTGCAATGGTGTTTCAGAATTATGCTTTATATCCGCACATGACCGTTTATGATAACATGGCTTTCGGATTAAGATTAAAGCACTTCAGCAAAACCGAAATAAAACAAAGAGTAACTCAGACTGCCCAGCTGCTGGAAATGGAGGAGGTGCTAAATCGCAAACCAACCACTTTATCCGGAGGTCAGCGCCAGCGGGTAGCAATTGGAAGGGCTATTATCCGAAGACCTAAAGTTTTTTTATTTGATGAGCCGCTCAGCAACCTTGATGCAAAGCTTCGAAGCCAGATGCGCATAGAACTTCAAAAGCTGCACCGCGACATCAATGCGACGATGATCTATGTAACGCATGACCAGACTGAAGCCATGACGTTAGGAAACAGGATTGCTGTGTTGAACAAAGGCAAGCTCATGCAATTGGATACTCCGCTGCATTTGTACAATAACCCGGCGAATAAATTTGTTGCGGGATTTATCGGTTCGCCTACCATGAATTTTATGGAGGGCTCTATTGTGCGCCAGAACAGATATTCTTTTATTCCCGAAACAAAAAGTTGTCAGATTTCTTTAGGAACTTCAATTCCCGCGTCTTTAGAAAGCTATGTTGGAAAAGCTATTCTGATTGGCATACGGCCGGAGCATATTCTAATTTGTGAAGAAGGGGAAGCCAATCCAGGTGACTGTACTTTAAAAGTCCTGGCTTACGAAAACATGGGCAACGAACAACTGGTATATTTTTCCATGTCAAATCAAACACTAATTGTAAGAACCCCGCCACGCGAAATTATTGACGTTGGGAATGAAAAAGAGATTAAATTTTTAATAGAAAAAATTATTTATATGGATGCAGTGAGCGGGGCGGTAATAAATAAGAACCTGCTTTAA
- a CDS encoding efflux RND transporter periplasmic adaptor subunit: protein MNCNIENNFKAISKAAKHTALLFAITVLISSCGSRSKNETVKADAVIEKSNPLEVNITEQQFKSAQIELGKPEYRNLTSAIKSNGRLSLPPQNKATISTPYGGIVQEIKVSTGQQVNKGTVLAIIQNPDIIQLQQDYLENASHLEFMKTDYERQKTLQKDNITSQKHFQETEADYNGTVGKDNALKAKLQLININTENLKEGKIIPNLTITAPISGYVQDITTNIGTFAEPNSMLFEIINNTDLHIDLQVFEKDVRQINIGQKVTFSYTNSGNEKQQDIATVFAIDKEFDPQTQAIVVHAKIQNPKGIMLPGMYVEARIVIDNDRALAVPDDAIVSQGDDHFIFIAEGKNKETENNKSESESKEESEQTGATHTFRKIKIIVGSGDMGYIAITSSEQLSEETQIVIKGAYALLSEMNKGGEEE from the coding sequence ATGAATTGCAACATAGAAAATAATTTTAAAGCTATCAGCAAAGCTGCAAAGCATACTGCTTTGCTCTTTGCAATCACAGTTTTGATTTCTTCCTGCGGAAGCAGATCAAAAAATGAAACAGTTAAAGCTGATGCTGTAATAGAAAAGTCGAACCCATTAGAAGTAAATATTACAGAGCAGCAGTTCAAATCAGCGCAAATTGAATTAGGTAAACCAGAATACCGGAATCTCACCAGCGCAATCAAATCGAACGGTAGATTGTCTTTGCCCCCTCAGAATAAAGCAACAATAAGCACCCCCTATGGGGGTATCGTGCAAGAAATAAAAGTTTCAACGGGACAGCAGGTAAATAAAGGAACTGTGTTGGCAATTATTCAAAACCCTGACATCATACAGTTGCAGCAGGATTATTTGGAAAATGCTTCACATCTTGAGTTTATGAAAACTGATTATGAAAGACAAAAAACGTTACAGAAAGATAACATCACATCGCAAAAACATTTTCAGGAAACAGAAGCTGATTACAATGGCACGGTAGGAAAAGACAATGCATTAAAAGCAAAATTGCAATTGATCAATATCAACACTGAAAATTTGAAGGAAGGTAAAATAATTCCTAACCTCACTATCACCGCCCCCATCAGTGGCTATGTGCAGGACATCACAACAAACATCGGCACGTTCGCAGAACCCAATTCAATGCTATTTGAAATCATCAATAACACCGATTTGCATATAGACCTGCAGGTATTTGAAAAAGATGTTCGGCAAATTAACATTGGTCAAAAAGTAACTTTTAGCTACACAAATTCTGGAAATGAAAAGCAGCAGGACATTGCAACAGTATTTGCAATTGATAAAGAATTTGACCCGCAGACTCAGGCAATAGTTGTTCATGCAAAAATTCAAAACCCAAAAGGAATCATGTTACCCGGCATGTATGTAGAAGCAAGAATCGTGATTGATAATGACCGTGCTCTGGCAGTTCCTGATGATGCAATCGTTTCGCAGGGTGATGATCATTTTATTTTTATAGCCGAAGGAAAAAATAAAGAAACAGAAAATAATAAAAGTGAAAGTGAATCAAAAGAAGAAAGTGAACAAACAGGTGCAACACACACCTTTCGTAAAATCAAGATCATTGTTGGTTCCGGTGATATGGGCTATATAGCAATTACCTCTAGTGAGCAACTTTCAGAGGAAACACAAATAGTAATAAAAGGAGCTTATGCTTTACTTTCTGAAATGAACAAAGGCGGTGAAGAAGAATAA
- a CDS encoding outer membrane beta-barrel protein: MKKLTILLFVFAQMSVLAQSDSVNRTLTFSGMVDAYLAYYTDSVGTGNYQKFQSISPRSKQFGLNVASITVKYSADRMRSIVTLHYGDIPRSSWSSTFNFIQEANAGFRIYKNLWIDGGFFRTHIGTEGLFPKENITSSVAVATFFEPYFEAGFRLNYTPTDKLLLNLYLLNGYNLYEDNNKKKSIGLFAAYTVNDAVSIGYNNYLGNDAAEDDTVSRTRFYNNVFLNFQKGKIRMVAGADLAVQQHGDLKNAEKSASYASALLALRYQAVNRFGIYGRGEVFHDPQGMLSGVFLNEGNEFSGIKLWGITLGAEYKPTDNFYVRLEGRNLTADSGQKIFYSDTKSTNHRLEAMLNFGLYFPQ; encoded by the coding sequence ATGAAAAAGCTGACTATTTTACTATTCGTCTTTGCCCAAATGAGTGTCTTGGCGCAATCAGACAGTGTAAACCGCACGCTCACGTTTTCAGGAATGGTGGATGCTTATTTAGCATATTACACGGATTCCGTGGGAACCGGTAACTACCAAAAATTTCAAAGTATTTCACCCAGAAGCAAGCAGTTCGGATTGAACGTTGCCTCCATCACTGTAAAATATTCTGCAGACCGCATGCGGTCAATCGTTACGCTTCACTATGGCGACATTCCCCGCAGCTCCTGGTCATCTACTTTTAACTTTATACAGGAAGCTAATGCAGGGTTTCGGATTTATAAAAATTTATGGATCGATGGCGGATTCTTCCGTACGCATATTGGAACGGAAGGGCTTTTTCCTAAAGAAAATATAACCAGCTCTGTAGCTGTGGCTACTTTTTTTGAACCTTATTTCGAGGCAGGATTCCGATTAAATTATACGCCAACGGATAAGTTACTGCTCAACCTTTATTTGCTAAACGGGTATAACCTCTATGAGGATAATAACAAAAAAAAATCGATCGGACTTTTCGCTGCCTATACTGTTAACGACGCTGTTAGCATCGGGTATAATAATTACCTGGGAAACGATGCAGCAGAAGACGATACCGTTTCACGCACCCGGTTTTACAACAATGTGTTTTTAAATTTTCAGAAAGGAAAAATCAGGATGGTTGCCGGTGCCGATTTAGCTGTACAACAGCATGGTGACCTCAAGAACGCAGAAAAATCTGCAAGCTATGCAAGTGCTTTGCTGGCCCTTCGCTACCAGGCAGTAAACCGGTTTGGCATTTACGGCAGAGGAGAAGTCTTCCACGATCCGCAGGGAATGTTATCAGGTGTGTTCTTGAATGAAGGAAATGAATTTTCGGGTATAAAGCTCTGGGGCATCACACTCGGTGCAGAGTATAAGCCAACGGATAATTTTTATGTGCGGCTCGAAGGTAGAAATCTTACCGCAGATTCAGGTCAGAAAATTTTTTATTCAGATACTAAGTCAACGAATCACAGGCTGGAAGCGATGCTGAATTTCGGTTTGTATTTTCCACAGTAA
- the chrA gene encoding chromate efflux transporter — MDADWGSRRFLFRRISRGSSSFWDYDSKTLGQIALFFTKAGAFVFGSGLAIIPFLHGAVTQYHWIDEHTFLDAVAVAMITPGPVVITVGFIGYLAAGFPGACIAAACTFLPCYFFTVIPAPYFKKYAKNASIKAFVDGITAAVIGALTGAVVIIAINTFTRNHTVVVDIPSVLIAVAIVLTLLYIKKIQEPYIIFIAAVLGLILKTWVFK, encoded by the coding sequence ATTGATGCTGATTGGGGTAGCAGGCGCTTTTTATTTAGGCGAATATCCCGAGGCAGCAGTAGCTTTTGGGATTATGACTCAAAAACCTTAGGTCAGATTGCACTGTTCTTTACCAAAGCAGGTGCCTTTGTTTTTGGAAGTGGCCTGGCAATCATACCTTTTTTGCATGGCGCTGTTACGCAGTACCATTGGATTGATGAGCACACGTTTCTCGATGCCGTTGCTGTAGCAATGATTACCCCCGGACCTGTTGTAATCACTGTGGGTTTCATTGGTTATTTAGCTGCCGGCTTTCCAGGTGCCTGTATCGCCGCAGCGTGTACGTTTCTTCCCTGTTATTTTTTTACGGTTATACCTGCACCCTACTTTAAGAAGTATGCAAAGAACGCAAGCATCAAGGCCTTCGTGGACGGCATTACAGCAGCCGTGATCGGCGCACTCACTGGAGCCGTAGTCATTATTGCCATAAATACATTTACCCGCAACCACACAGTGGTGGTTGATATTCCTTCTGTACTTATTGCAGTGGCAATTGTCCTGACGCTATTGTATATAAAAAAAATTCAGGAACCATATATTATTTTTATCGCCGCTGTCTTGGGTTTGATTTTAAAAACGTGGGTTTTTAAATAA
- a CDS encoding glycosidase encodes MNATPIIADHLIFKPGDVELSYSPLRNGIKENTFVLGTFNPGLCRLPNGNLLMIVRVAEALSNSVKGDSVHSIRWDSEKRFVIDAWPLIEVDMKDPRKFRIKTYDFPVYALTSLSWLLPVELNADGTAVIKVHYDKIISPQFTSQEYGIEDARISTIENQYYMTACCVGSERHSTMLYVSDDGLNYKCLGIVLDHQNKDMLVFEGRINNIYYALTRPLGENYFATPPSSTYHSCASVQMSSSRDLLHWKPSDTAFLRARRSSLSNMKIGGGTPPLLTPYGWLMLYHGVEKKGEVGIYRTFWALLDKDDPLKITRLEDKVPLLEANPLLTDGISHQKYLEDVVFTTGIVEHGDDFIIASGELDLACRITRISKKYFSSEHF; translated from the coding sequence ATGAATGCAACTCCAATAATTGCCGACCATCTGATTTTTAAACCTGGTGATGTAGAATTATCATACTCACCACTTCGCAATGGCATTAAGGAAAATACTTTTGTGCTTGGTACTTTTAATCCTGGCTTATGTCGCTTGCCGAATGGCAATTTGCTGATGATAGTACGTGTGGCGGAAGCTTTATCAAACTCTGTTAAAGGAGACAGCGTGCACAGCATAAGATGGGATTCAGAAAAGCGATTTGTAATCGATGCATGGCCATTGATTGAAGTGGATATGAAAGATCCAAGAAAATTCAGAATTAAAACTTATGATTTTCCTGTTTATGCATTAACGTCTCTATCATGGCTGTTGCCGGTAGAACTGAATGCCGATGGCACGGCAGTAATTAAAGTACATTACGATAAAATTATTTCACCGCAATTTACCAGTCAGGAATACGGAATAGAAGATGCCCGGATTTCAACCATTGAAAACCAGTATTATATGACCGCTTGTTGTGTAGGCAGCGAGCGTCATTCAACGATGTTATATGTTTCAGATGATGGCCTAAATTATAAATGTCTTGGCATTGTGCTTGACCACCAGAATAAGGATATGCTGGTATTTGAAGGAAGAATAAATAATATTTACTACGCTTTAACAAGACCATTAGGGGAAAATTATTTTGCCACGCCACCATCTTCCACTTACCATTCCTGCGCATCTGTTCAAATGTCCTCTTCACGGGATTTACTGCATTGGAAACCATCCGATACCGCATTTCTGAGGGCACGGCGATCATCTTTATCCAATATGAAAATAGGTGGCGGAACTCCGCCTTTGTTAACACCCTACGGCTGGCTGATGCTGTATCATGGAGTTGAAAAGAAAGGTGAAGTAGGCATCTACCGCACCTTCTGGGCACTGCTGGATAAGGACGATCCGTTAAAAATTACTCGTTTGGAAGATAAAGTGCCTTTGCTGGAAGCAAATCCATTGCTTACTGATGGTATCAGCCATCAGAAATATCTTGAAGATGTTGTATTTACCACCGGTATTGTGGAACATGGCGATGATTTTATTATCGCATCCGGAGAATTAGACCTGGCATGTCGGATCACCAGGATATCAAAAAAATATTTTTCAAGCGAACACTTTTAA
- a CDS encoding CusA/CzcA family heavy metal efflux RND transporter yields the protein MIDRIIAFSIKNKLIIGIFTLLLTAFGIYSLTRLSVDALPDITTNQVNIVTWSPNLAAQEVEQFITFPIEQTMSNIPKVTEVRSISRFGLSVVTVVFRDDMDTYFARQLVGEKLNSASQDIPEKFGKPEISANTTGLGEIYQYVVHTKPGYEKKYNAMDLRTIEDWIVRRQLMGVAGIADISSFGGQLKQYEVSINPDKLRSMNISISEVFEALEKNNNNTGGSYIEKGPSLYFIRAEGLAKSISDIENIVVKNNNGLPVLIRDIATAQFSAANRYGALTRNGEGEVVGGVVLMLKGANSKEVILNVKERITQIESSLPEGVIIEPFIDRTKLIDKTTSTVSRNLLEGALIVIFILVLLLGNFRAGLIVASVIPLSMLFAIILMNAFGITANLMSMGALDFGLIVDGAVIIVESVLHHLHSHFKNKMLTKNEMDEETEKTSVKIIRPAVFGVIIILIVYLPILSLVGIEGKMFRPMAQTVGFALIGAMLLSLTYVPMMCSLFINRNIKDKVTVADKIIHAMQRFYEPALRFALRFRKSTVAVAAAMLAISIFIFINLGGEFIPTLQEGDFAVEARIMQGSSVNETVRSFSEAERILKAQFPEVIQVISKIGSGEIPTDPMPIESGDIMIILKDKSEWTSAITQEELSEKMEDALKVIPGLNVEFQQPIQMRFNEMIAGIKSDVAIKIFGEDLDILTQKANEVQSLIKNINGIASTKVEQVDGLPQIVIIYNRAKMAQYGLNVDELNTTVNTAFAGAKAGTVYEGEKRFDLIIKLDEEHRSDIESVRNLFVPLPSGSQITLQQVADVSFKSDPVQISREDAKRRIYVGLNTRGRDVQSVVKDIQKTLNEKLKLPPGYFITYGGQFQNLEEASKRLSIAVPVALLLILLMLFFTFRSVSETLMIFTAIPFSAIGGIIALWLRGMNFSISAGVGFIALFGVAVLNGIVLIAYFNRLKNEGEENITTRIMKGTKSRLRPVIATAAVASLGFLPMALSTSPGSEVQKPLATVVIGGLISSTILTLIVLPVLYSLFFSRKKNENKISSSSSITAIVILIIGSSAFATSANAQTTQLGSLVNFALQNHPYLQTAGYNLQQQQVLKKNSFTLSPLSAEYTNGQINTAARDYNITVQQGFQFPTVYAAQSKLNNQNIQLAQQQYTLTKNELVKNVTTAYYQLLYGHEQLKLYEQLDSIFKNFSEVADKKYQAGETAELEKFTTQSQWQQLKIKSHEAQSDVEIFQTTLQQWLNTTQPIVLSEQNLQAISPPIALDTSQLYGSPLLQYQKQLVNVANAEWKYDRSKFAPSLSFGYFNQSMDNAKGFQGYIIGAQIPLFKSGVGNNSRASHFNVMKTQSEADNFKLQLNTEYSTAIQNFNKYKQSLQYYQSSGLQMADKILSSAQIGYQEGEINYVEYVQSIKQAIFIKTDYLQTLNNYNQSVIYLNYLISK from the coding sequence ATGATTGATAGAATTATTGCATTCAGTATAAAAAACAAGCTCATCATTGGCATCTTTACTTTGCTCCTGACTGCTTTTGGCATATACTCCCTCACAAGACTTTCAGTAGATGCATTGCCGGACATAACAACCAATCAGGTAAACATTGTTACATGGTCGCCAAACCTTGCTGCGCAGGAAGTGGAACAGTTCATTACATTTCCTATCGAGCAAACCATGTCAAACATTCCAAAAGTTACGGAAGTGCGAAGCATTTCACGTTTTGGTTTATCAGTGGTTACAGTGGTTTTCAGGGATGATATGGACACCTATTTTGCCCGGCAGCTTGTAGGAGAAAAATTAAACAGCGCAAGCCAGGATATTCCTGAAAAGTTCGGCAAGCCTGAAATTTCAGCCAACACTACCGGCTTGGGAGAAATCTATCAATATGTGGTGCATACAAAGCCCGGATATGAAAAAAAATACAATGCAATGGACTTGCGCACCATTGAAGACTGGATTGTTCGCAGGCAACTAATGGGAGTTGCAGGCATTGCCGACATCAGCAGCTTTGGCGGCCAGCTAAAGCAATACGAAGTATCAATAAATCCTGACAAGCTGCGCAGTATGAACATCAGCATCAGTGAAGTGTTTGAAGCCCTTGAAAAAAATAATAACAACACCGGGGGCAGCTACATTGAAAAAGGACCTTCACTATATTTCATTCGTGCCGAAGGTTTGGCAAAATCAATTTCCGATATTGAAAATATAGTAGTAAAAAACAACAATGGACTACCCGTGCTCATTCGTGATATTGCAACAGCTCAATTCTCCGCAGCTAATCGCTACGGTGCGCTTACCCGCAACGGTGAAGGTGAGGTAGTGGGCGGAGTAGTGCTGATGCTTAAAGGGGCAAATTCAAAAGAGGTCATTTTAAATGTAAAGGAGCGCATCACACAAATTGAAAGTTCTTTACCGGAGGGCGTAATCATTGAGCCATTCATTGACAGAACAAAACTTATTGATAAAACTACCTCAACAGTCAGCCGTAATTTATTGGAAGGTGCATTAATCGTAATTTTTATTCTCGTTTTGTTGCTCGGTAATTTCCGTGCAGGATTAATTGTAGCATCAGTTATTCCCCTGTCAATGCTTTTTGCAATTATCCTGATGAATGCCTTTGGCATCACAGCAAACCTCATGAGTATGGGTGCTCTTGATTTCGGTTTGATTGTGGACGGTGCAGTAATAATTGTTGAATCCGTTTTGCATCATCTGCATTCGCATTTTAAAAATAAAATGCTCACTAAAAACGAAATGGATGAAGAAACAGAGAAAACATCTGTAAAAATTATTCGCCCTGCAGTGTTTGGTGTAATAATAATTCTCATTGTGTATTTACCCATTCTTTCATTGGTAGGCATAGAAGGAAAAATGTTTCGTCCAATGGCACAAACAGTTGGGTTCGCTTTGATAGGTGCTATGCTTCTTTCACTCACGTATGTTCCAATGATGTGTTCATTGTTTATCAATCGAAATATTAAAGACAAAGTAACAGTTGCCGATAAAATCATTCATGCAATGCAACGGTTTTACGAACCGGCATTGCGTTTTGCACTTCGCTTTCGCAAAAGCACTGTTGCAGTGGCAGCAGCTATGTTAGCCATAAGTATCTTCATTTTTATAAATCTTGGAGGCGAGTTCATTCCAACCTTACAGGAAGGTGACTTTGCTGTGGAAGCTCGAATAATGCAGGGCAGCTCAGTGAATGAAACTGTAAGAAGCTTTTCAGAAGCTGAACGCATTTTAAAAGCACAATTCCCCGAGGTAATTCAGGTCATTTCAAAAATTGGAAGCGGTGAAATTCCAACAGATCCAATGCCTATTGAAAGTGGTGACATTATGATAATACTGAAAGATAAATCTGAATGGACATCAGCCATCACACAGGAGGAATTATCCGAAAAAATGGAAGATGCTTTAAAAGTTATTCCTGGGTTAAATGTGGAATTTCAGCAACCTATTCAAATGAGGTTTAATGAAATGATTGCCGGAATAAAATCAGATGTGGCAATAAAAATATTCGGTGAAGATTTAGACATTCTCACTCAGAAAGCAAATGAAGTGCAGTCGCTAATAAAAAATATTAATGGTATAGCTTCCACTAAAGTGGAGCAGGTAGATGGTCTGCCGCAAATTGTAATCATTTACAACCGTGCAAAAATGGCGCAGTATGGTTTGAATGTAGATGAATTAAATACTACTGTAAATACAGCTTTTGCTGGCGCAAAAGCCGGAACTGTATATGAAGGGGAGAAAAGATTTGATTTAATAATTAAGCTCGATGAAGAACACAGGAGTGATATTGAAAGTGTTCGCAATTTATTCGTTCCGCTTCCTTCCGGCAGCCAGATAACATTGCAACAAGTTGCAGATGTTTCATTCAAATCAGATCCTGTTCAGATTTCACGGGAAGATGCAAAGCGCAGAATTTATGTTGGATTAAATACAAGAGGTCGGGATGTGCAAAGCGTAGTAAAAGATATTCAAAAAACATTAAATGAAAAATTGAAATTGCCGCCTGGCTACTTTATAACCTACGGTGGTCAATTCCAAAACCTGGAGGAGGCATCAAAACGGTTAAGCATAGCCGTGCCGGTTGCATTGCTTCTTATCCTGCTCATGCTTTTTTTCACTTTTCGTTCCGTCTCTGAAACACTGATGATTTTTACAGCTATTCCGTTTTCTGCAATAGGAGGCATTATTGCCTTGTGGTTAAGAGGAATGAATTTTAGTATTAGTGCAGGTGTAGGCTTTATTGCATTATTCGGAGTAGCGGTATTAAATGGAATTGTGTTGATAGCATATTTCAATCGCTTAAAAAACGAAGGAGAAGAAAATATAACAACAAGAATAATGAAAGGAACAAAATCACGGCTAAGACCGGTTATTGCAACAGCAGCCGTTGCATCATTGGGCTTTCTCCCCATGGCATTAAGCACATCACCGGGCAGTGAAGTGCAAAAACCGTTGGCAACGGTAGTAATTGGCGGATTGATTTCATCAACCATTCTTACACTGATTGTTTTACCCGTATTGTATAGTTTATTTTTCAGCAGAAAGAAAAATGAAAATAAAATTTCATCGTCCTCATCAATTACCGCAATTGTCATCCTGATAATTGGCTCGTCAGCATTTGCAACAAGTGCAAATGCACAAACAACACAGCTTGGCAGCCTGGTAAATTTTGCTTTGCAAAATCATCCTTATTTGCAAACAGCAGGTTATAATTTGCAGCAGCAACAGGTTTTGAAGAAAAATTCATTTACCCTTTCTCCGCTCAGTGCAGAATACACTAATGGACAAATAAACACAGCAGCAAGGGATTACAATATTACCGTGCAGCAGGGTTTTCAATTCCCAACTGTGTATGCTGCTCAAAGTAAATTGAACAATCAGAATATCCAATTAGCGCAACAGCAATACACACTTACAAAAAATGAATTGGTAAAAAATGTAACCACCGCTTATTACCAATTACTCTACGGTCACGAGCAATTGAAATTATATGAGCAGCTGGATAGCATTTTCAAAAACTTCTCAGAAGTTGCGGATAAAAAATATCAGGCAGGTGAAACAGCAGAGTTAGAAAAATTTACCACGCAATCTCAATGGCAGCAGTTAAAAATAAAATCGCATGAAGCGCAAAGTGATGTTGAAATTTTTCAAACCACTTTGCAGCAATGGTTAAATACAACTCAACCCATCGTTTTGTCAGAACAAAACCTGCAAGCCATCTCCCCGCCCATTGCATTAGACACATCACAGCTTTACGGCAGTCCTTTACTTCAGTATCAAAAGCAATTGGTAAACGTTGCAAATGCTGAATGGAAATACGACAGATCAAAATTTGCTCCCTCACTTTCGTTCGGTTACTTCAATCAAAGCATGGACAATGCTAAAGGATTCCAGGGATACATTATTGGTGCTCAAATACCACTATTCAAATCAGGTGTGGGTAACAATTCAAGAGCATCACATTTCAATGTAATGAAAACACAAAGCGAAGCAGACAATTTTAAATTACAGTTGAATACGGAATACTCAACCGCTATTCAGAATTTCAATAAATACAAACAGTCATTGCAATACTATCAGTCCTCAGGTTTGCAAATGGCAGATAAAATTCTCAGCAGTGCACAAATCGGCTATCAGGAGGGAGAAATAAATTATGTGGAATATGTGCAAAGCATAAAACAGGCAATTTTTATTAAAACGGATTACCTGCAAACACTCAATAACTATAATCAGTCAGTCATCTATTTAAACTACTTAATCAGTAAATAA